DNA from Sulfodiicoccus acidiphilus:
GATGAACTAGGAAGTGGGTCTTAGTGACATTTTTAGGAGACGATCCCCTACACTAAGTCATGCATCTCTCTTCTTGGTAGAACGGGAGAGACTTCCACCCCCGAACTTCTTATTTGTGATTCCTCGAGCCGGTCTTTCAGTGAGAAGTTGACTTACTCGGGTAGATCAACTATACATTGTTCAGGTCCTCAGGTGGCTGTATCTCTCATCCACTGAGAACCCACGATCGGTGAGCCTCCTAAATAGAGTTCCAATCAAATCGAGGACGTGAGTCTATGAAATTCAACACGTTAGTCCTCCAGACCGGTGGTTAGCTTCAAATTGAAGAGTATTATTGCCGCTAGACCTACCCCCATTGAGCGTGTAAATCACCCTTTCAGCCTTAATTGAGTAACGTCTAAGTTCTTCGACGTCAGAAAACATCAACGGAGGTAGATTTTTGAGCTACACTGGCCGCTTGCGGTGAACAGGAAGTTCAAGCCGCAATCTGAGGGATATTTCCTCAACCTCACTACGTAGCAACCGATTCACGCGATGTCTTCACACTTGACGATTTAGACGTGCGTGATGTCCCTTCGCGACCGGAAGTAGGTTAGTGTGACTACACATGCAGCGAAGCCAATTCAGGTCGTCAGAACAGCTTATTTTCTTGGCCCGCATGGACTCACTATGCCCTTCGACTTCGAAAGGATAGGGGGACTCACCCTGGTGAAGCCCAAGCGGTTTCCAGATAGGAGGGGTTTCTTCCAGGAAATGTACAAGAGAGGGGACATGGAGCCCTTGGGGATACCCTCACCTGTGCAGGTGAACGGGTCCTTCTCAGTGAAGGGAGTAGTGAGGGGCCTCCACTACCAACTACCTCCGAAGGAGCAGGGGAAGCTGGTTACCGCGGTGAGGGGGAGGATCCTGGACGTGGGAGTTGACGTGAGGAGGGGATCTCCGACGTTCGGCCAGTACGTCACGGTGGAGCTCAGCGGTGAGAACGGCCACATGCTCTGGGTTCCCCCCGGGTACGCCCACGGCTTCCAGGCACTCGAGGACTCGTTCGTTGTTTACTTCGTCACTAACGGGGAGTACTCTCCCCCCCACGAGAGGTGTGTCCACTACTCCCTCGTTAAGTGGCCGCTGAGTGAAGTGGTGAGCGACAAGGACGCTCAGTGTCCTCCCTTAGAGAAGGCGGAGGTGTTCCCTTGAACGAGGTACAGGGACTCTGACGTTTACTCCGCTCAATCCCT
Protein-coding regions in this window:
- the rfbC gene encoding dTDP-4-dehydrorhamnose 3,5-epimerase, with translation MPFDFERIGGLTLVKPKRFPDRRGFFQEMYKRGDMEPLGIPSPVQVNGSFSVKGVVRGLHYQLPPKEQGKLVTAVRGRILDVGVDVRRGSPTFGQYVTVELSGENGHMLWVPPGYAHGFQALEDSFVVYFVTNGEYSPPHERCVHYSLVKWPLSEVVSDKDAQCPPLEKAEVFP